A single region of the Anaerolineae bacterium genome encodes:
- a CDS encoding cohesin domain-containing protein, translating to EIKVFGLEMTFDANMFEFQSVEKGSLTGSWAAVAGNETTSGTLKIGGFLGAGTSIPTGSSGTIAIVKLKVTGSSYSNGQQCQVSIKSYTDDISGMSPEPASATFTLQK from the coding sequence GAGATTAAGGTCTTTGGGCTGGAAATGACTTTTGATGCCAATATGTTCGAATTTCAAAGCGTAGAAAAAGGAAGTTTAACAGGAAGCTGGGCAGCAGTGGCCGGAAACGAAACCACCTCTGGCACTTTGAAGATCGGAGGATTTTTAGGAGCCGGCACATCGATTCCAACAGGAAGCAGCGGGACAATTGCCATCGTCAAGTTAAAAGTGACAGGCAGCAGTTACAGCAACGGGCAGCAATGCCAGGTCAGCATTAAAAGCTACACCGACGACATCTCAGGTATGTCACCCGAACCTGCAAGCGCAACATTCACCCTGCAAAAATAG